One Elusimicrobiota bacterium genomic region harbors:
- a CDS encoding glutamate synthase-related protein, producing MRKSYLFPDFIINRDLDKCIQCEVCVRQCAFESHSFDKDSNKVETDFSKCVGCLRCANMCPTGAIRVSEYPQNIRRNKNWSEKQLKELYKQSETGGILLTGMGTDKNYKIIWDNILLDAAQVTNPSIDPLREPMELRTYLGSKPDRIELGSKRQEVRNKDKLHKAPVLPPQLKLETPILFSAMSYGAISANVCRALANAAEECGIYYNTGEGGLLKELYKYGKNTIVQVASGRFGVNPDYLEIASAVEIKVGQGAKPGIGGHLPGEKVTEEVSQTRMIPIGTDALSPAPHHDIYSIEDLSQLIYALKEATEYKKPISVKVAAVHNIAAIASGIVRAGADIVAIDGIRGGTGAAPTRIRDNVGIPIELAIASVDTRLREEGIRNRASVIAAGGFRNSVDVVKAIALGADAVYIGTAALVAMGCHLCQKCYTGKCNWGIATQDPYLVKRLNPDIAARRLVNMIKAWSHEIKEIMGGMGINAIESLRGNRLRLRGFDLHENELKVLDIKPAGESL from the coding sequence ATGAGAAAATCTTATTTATTTCCGGATTTTATAATTAATAGAGACCTTGATAAATGTATTCAATGTGAGGTATGTGTACGGCAATGTGCTTTTGAATCTCATTCATTTGATAAGGATTCTAATAAAGTAGAAACAGATTTTTCAAAATGTGTCGGATGTTTGCGTTGTGCAAATATGTGTCCAACCGGAGCAATCAGGGTTTCTGAATATCCTCAAAATATTAGAAGAAATAAAAACTGGAGTGAAAAACAATTAAAAGAACTATATAAACAATCTGAAACCGGCGGTATTTTACTTACCGGTATGGGAACAGATAAAAATTATAAAATTATCTGGGACAATATTCTTCTCGATGCGGCACAGGTTACAAATCCTTCTATTGACCCGTTGAGAGAACCAATGGAGCTTCGGACATATCTTGGCAGTAAGCCTGATAGAATCGAGTTAGGAAGTAAGAGGCAAGAAGTAAGAAATAAAGATAAGTTGCATAAGGCACCTGTATTACCACCGCAGCTTAAATTAGAGACTCCTATACTTTTTTCTGCGATGAGTTACGGGGCTATATCTGCTAATGTATGCCGTGCCTTGGCAAATGCGGCAGAAGAATGCGGGATTTATTATAATACAGGAGAAGGCGGTCTTTTGAAAGAACTATATAAATATGGCAAAAATACAATAGTTCAGGTGGCTTCAGGAAGGTTTGGCGTAAATCCGGATTATTTAGAAATAGCATCGGCAGTTGAAATAAAAGTCGGTCAAGGAGCCAAGCCGGGGATTGGCGGTCATCTTCCCGGTGAAAAAGTAACAGAGGAAGTTTCTCAAACGAGAATGATTCCAATCGGTACAGATGCGCTTTCACCGGCGCCGCATCATGATATTTATTCAATAGAAGACCTTTCCCAGTTGATTTATGCGTTAAAAGAAGCAACAGAATATAAGAAACCAATAAGCGTTAAAGTCGCCGCGGTCCATAATATTGCCGCAATAGCATCAGGCATAGTTAGAGCGGGCGCCGATATTGTTGCTATTGACGGCATAAGAGGCGGTACCGGTGCTGCACCTACCAGGATTCGCGATAATGTCGGTATTCCGATTGAGCTTGCAATTGCGTCTGTTGATACTCGTTTAAGAGAAGAAGGTATTCGAAATAGGGCGTCAGTTATTGCTGCCGGCGGATTTAGAAATTCCGTAGATGTTGTTAAGGCAATTGCACTTGGAGCTGATGCTGTATATATAGGAACTGCTGCTTTGGTTGCTATGGGATGTCATTTATGTCAGAAATGTTATACCGGAAAATGTAACTGGGGTATAGCGACACAAGACCCGTATTTAGTTAAAAGATTGAATCCTGATATCGCAGCTCGCCGTCTTGTGAATATGATTAAAGCGTGGAGTCATGAAATAAAAGAAATTATGGGCGGTATGGGTATAAATGCAATTGAATCTCTGAGAGGCAATCGTTTACGCTTAAGAGGTTTTGATTTACACGAAAATGAATTAAAAGTATTAGATATAAAACCAGCAGGAGAATCCCTATAA
- the carA gene encoding glutamine-hydrolyzing carbamoyl-phosphate synthase small subunit has protein sequence MKAIVLLEDGLMFSGNSFGYEGETIGEVVFNTSHTGYQEILTDPSYKGQIVTMTYPHIGNYGINSEDMESESPHVSGFIVKEYSKIYSNWRADKSLDKYFKENHIIGIEGVDTRCIVKHIREKGAMKGIISTVNDKKELLLRKLKSAPDIVGRDLVKEVTCQKVHKFSQFPNFPVSQFLSVVVMDFGVKTNILRSLCNVNLNPVVVPANTSFEKILSLKPKGILLSNGPGDPEGVTYAIETVKKLISDIGHRTSDIGLPLFGICLGHQILGLAMGGKTYKLKFGHHGSNQPIKNLKTSRIEISAENHNFAVDLKTLDDVIPTYMNLNDGTLEGMEHKKLPVFSVQFHPEASPGPHDTGYLFEKFAGMVKKYAKKK, from the coding sequence ATGAAAGCGATAGTTTTACTTGAAGATGGTTTAATGTTTAGCGGAAATTCGTTTGGTTATGAAGGCGAAACTATTGGCGAAGTAGTATTTAACACTTCACATACCGGCTATCAGGAAATTTTAACTGATCCTTCCTATAAAGGTCAAATTGTAACTATGACTTATCCTCATATCGGTAATTATGGTATAAATAGTGAAGATATGGAGAGTGAAAGTCCTCATGTATCAGGTTTTATCGTAAAAGAATATTCTAAAATATACTCAAATTGGCGGGCAGACAAATCATTAGATAAGTACTTTAAAGAAAACCATATTATCGGAATAGAAGGTGTTGATACGAGATGTATCGTAAAACACATAAGGGAAAAAGGGGCAATGAAAGGTATTATTTCAACAGTTAATGATAAAAAAGAACTGTTGTTAAGAAAGTTAAAATCAGCTCCTGATATTGTCGGCAGAGACCTTGTAAAAGAAGTCACCTGTCAAAAGGTTCACAAGTTTTCTCAATTTCCCAATTTCCCAGTTTCTCAATTTCTTTCTGTTGTTGTTATGGATTTCGGAGTAAAAACAAATATTTTGAGGTCATTGTGTAATGTTAATCTGAATCCGGTAGTCGTCCCTGCAAACACATCTTTTGAAAAAATATTATCATTGAAACCCAAAGGCATTCTTCTTTCAAACGGTCCCGGCGATCCCGAAGGTGTCACATATGCAATAGAAACAGTAAAGAAGTTAATTTCAGACATCGGACATCGGACATCGGACATCGGACTTCCTTTATTCGGCATCTGCCTCGGTCACCAGATTCTTGGGCTTGCTATGGGTGGAAAAACATATAAATTAAAATTCGGGCATCACGGTTCAAACCAGCCTATAAAAAATTTAAAGACAAGTCGTATTGAAATATCTGCAGAAAACCACAATTTTGCCGTGGATTTGAAAACACTTGATGATGTTATTCCTACGTATATGAATTTAAACGACGGAACACTTGAAGGTATGGAACATAAAAAATTACCTGTTTTTTCTGTTCAGTTTCATCCTGAAGCGTCACCGGGTCCGCACGATACCGGTTATTTGTTTGAAAAATTTGCCGGTATGGTAAAAAAATATGCCAAGAAGAAATGA
- a CDS encoding 4Fe-4S dicluster domain-containing protein, with protein MKKIYFKEEHCMACRLCEIACLVAHSKSKKIIKAYKEEFPKLTPRLVIEQKGPLSFAIQCRHCKDAPCISACITGAMKKNKKTNEVSHDSEKCVGCWMCIMSCPFGVILMDAKEKKVATKCDLCKDIGSPACVEACPNEALIYKEASGK; from the coding sequence ATGAAAAAAATATATTTTAAAGAAGAACATTGTATGGCATGCCGGCTTTGTGAAATAGCTTGTTTAGTTGCCCATTCAAAGTCCAAAAAAATAATCAAAGCATATAAAGAAGAATTTCCCAAACTGACACCGCGGCTTGTTATTGAACAAAAAGGTCCTCTATCTTTTGCTATCCAGTGCCGTCACTGTAAAGATGCGCCGTGTATATCTGCTTGTATCACCGGTGCGATGAAAAAAAATAAAAAAACAAACGAGGTTTCACACGATTCGGAGAAATGCGTCGGTTGTTGGATGTGTATAATGTCTTGTCCATTTGGTGTTATTTTAATGGATGCTAAAGAAAAAAAAGTCGCTACAAAATGTGATTTATGCAAAGATATTGGTTCACCCGCTTGTGTTGAAGCATGTCCGAATGAAGCACTGATATATAAAGAGGCGAGTGGAAAGTAG
- a CDS encoding tetratricopeptide repeat protein, with protein sequence MLKVINNKKIIIVIIGILAFFSFVDTLRNPFVYDDVSRIVENSQIKHLSNIPHIFSSKYLLYFNEANYRPLGTLTLFLNYKLFNLDVYGWRLFNILLHIINSILIYLLIWWIFRNNVVSFITAILFAVHPIHTETVNVIVYRTELLACMFFLISFYTYLKAMENTKIRKGFYAVSLVLFILGLCSKLMVVSLPIVLVLYDYFFLSREKVRKGLILCIPFFIIIILWVTVIPSLLETSGQVFYGIHYGSQLGTKVHFRILSSMGKPILRYIWVCFFPLNLVLLYPSHLPGNFPTAGEVLCLFLLFSFVIFAFMIKNQFKEISFSTLYFFITLLPVSQIIPFNIIYAERYLYIPSIGYCMLVAILFDRFLFKKEIKKIAYLFLGLIFCFYLVRTLKRNIDWRDDLVLFEKNLKVYPQSMDAHLFANYRYLQRKNYTEALKHIRIAHEMYPANFYPYFSLGEFRIEIGQYDEAIKVFSDLLKNFPQQTQTYDVFYYDFGKSYAGKGLWDKAIFYYNKCISLNSLAKGAHNEIGNCYYYKTEFSKAIVFYESALSIDPYWIVPYHNLIVVYKRINELEKVAHYIVKAIRVDPSYKGFLDKSGTVWSSETSTYKN encoded by the coding sequence ATGTTAAAAGTCATAAATAATAAAAAAATAATTATAGTCATAATAGGAATCCTTGCATTTTTTTCTTTTGTAGATACTTTGCGAAATCCTTTTGTTTATGATGACGTGTCACGTATTGTGGAAAATTCACAAATAAAACATTTGAGTAATATTCCGCACATTTTCAGTTCAAAATATTTGCTATATTTTAATGAAGCAAATTATCGTCCACTTGGTACTTTGACCTTATTTCTGAACTATAAATTGTTTAATTTGGATGTCTATGGTTGGAGACTTTTTAATATTTTACTTCATATAATAAACAGCATTTTAATCTATCTTCTTATCTGGTGGATATTCAGGAATAATGTTGTATCTTTCATTACAGCAATACTATTTGCAGTACATCCCATACATACAGAAACAGTTAATGTTATTGTCTATAGAACAGAACTATTAGCTTGTATGTTCTTTCTAATTTCTTTTTATACATACTTGAAAGCTATGGAAAATACGAAAATAAGAAAAGGATTCTATGCGGTTTCTTTGGTTTTGTTCATTTTGGGGTTGTGCTCAAAATTGATGGTTGTTTCCTTACCTATAGTTCTAGTTTTATATGATTACTTTTTCTTATCACGAGAAAAAGTCCGTAAAGGACTTATACTGTGCATTCCTTTTTTCATCATAATTATTTTGTGGGTTACAGTGATACCTTCATTGCTTGAAACTTCAGGTCAAGTATTTTACGGTATACACTATGGAAGTCAACTTGGTACTAAGGTACATTTTAGAATTTTGTCTTCTATGGGCAAACCTATTTTGAGGTATATATGGGTATGCTTTTTTCCACTCAATTTGGTTTTATTGTATCCCAGTCATTTGCCGGGAAATTTTCCTACAGCTGGAGAAGTTCTTTGTCTTTTTCTTTTATTTTCTTTTGTTATTTTTGCCTTTATGATAAAAAATCAATTTAAGGAAATTAGTTTCTCTACCCTTTATTTTTTTATTACTTTATTGCCTGTATCTCAAATTATACCTTTTAATATAATTTATGCTGAACGTTACTTATATATTCCTTCGATAGGATATTGTATGTTAGTCGCAATTTTATTTGATAGATTCTTGTTTAAAAAAGAAATAAAAAAAATAGCATATCTTTTTCTTGGTTTAATTTTCTGCTTTTATTTAGTGAGAACGTTAAAAAGAAATATTGACTGGAGAGATGATTTGGTTCTATTTGAAAAAAATCTAAAGGTATACCCTCAATCAATGGACGCGCATCTTTTTGCAAATTATAGATATTTACAACGTAAGAATTATACGGAAGCTTTAAAACATATCAGAATAGCGCATGAAATGTATCCGGCAAATTTCTATCCATATTTTTCTTTAGGGGAATTCCGCATCGAAATAGGTCAATATGACGAAGCAATAAAAGTTTTCTCGGATTTACTGAAAAATTTTCCCCAACAAACCCAAACTTATGATGTATTTTACTATGACTTTGGTAAATCTTATGCAGGTAAAGGATTATGGGATAAAGCAATATTTTACTATAACAAGTGTATATCTTTAAATTCTCTTGCCAAAGGTGCTCATAACGAAATTGGTAACTGTTATTATTATAAAACTGAATTTTCAAAAGCTATCGTCTTCTATGAATCTGCATTGAGTATTGACCCCTATTGGATTGTTCCTTATCATAATCTTATAGTAGTTTATAAGCGAATAAATGAGTTAGAAAAAGTTGCTCACTACATAGTAAAGGCAATTAGAGTCGATCCTAGTTATAAAGGGTTTTTAGATAAATCAGGGACAGTTTGGTCCAGTGAAACCTCAACCTATAAAAATTAA
- the purF gene encoding amidophosphoribosyltransferase yields MNNHYPKEACGIFGIFGHKNAYELTYLGLYSLQHRGQESAGIAVLNEGKITCQKGMGLVNEVFSPGKLNFLPGSVSIGHVRYSTTGSSMIKNAQPFIVNYQQGSIAIAHNGNLVNTSKLQNKLVADGAIFQTTMDSELIVHLIARSRKNKVEDRVIDALGRIKGSYSLLFLTSENKLIAARDPHGFKPLCLGKINDSYVVASETCAFDITNAKYIRDIEPGEIVVIGKDGVKSIKPFPKASHSFCIFEYIYFARPDSNIFGGNVYLARKNLGRQLAKEWPVEADMVLSIPDSGNYAALGYSEESKIPFEMGIIRNHYVGRTFIQPFQRSRDLGVKLKLNPINEVIKGKRIIVVEDSIVRGTTSRIRMKTLREAGVKEIHMRISCPPLRYPCFYGIDFHTKEELIASSNSVNKIAKIIGVDSLCYLSLEGMLKSMPVEGTNFCAACFTGEYPVPTKEKISKYDLEK; encoded by the coding sequence ATGAATAATCATTATCCTAAAGAAGCGTGTGGAATTTTTGGAATATTCGGGCATAAAAATGCGTATGAACTTACCTATTTAGGGTTATATTCGCTTCAGCACCGTGGTCAGGAGAGTGCGGGAATTGCCGTATTAAATGAAGGAAAAATTACATGTCAAAAAGGCATGGGTTTAGTAAACGAAGTTTTTAGTCCCGGAAAGTTGAATTTTTTACCGGGTAGTGTTTCAATAGGACATGTCCGCTATTCTACTACCGGGTCTTCAATGATAAAAAATGCACAACCGTTTATAGTAAATTATCAGCAGGGTAGTATCGCAATAGCGCATAATGGAAACTTGGTTAATACGAGCAAGTTACAAAATAAATTAGTGGCTGACGGGGCGATTTTTCAGACTACAATGGATAGCGAATTAATTGTCCATCTTATTGCAAGATCCAGAAAAAATAAGGTTGAAGACAGGGTTATTGATGCATTAGGCCGGATAAAAGGTTCATATTCATTGTTATTTTTAACATCAGAAAATAAATTAATAGCAGCAAGGGACCCTCATGGATTTAAGCCTTTATGTTTAGGGAAAATAAATGATTCATATGTTGTGGCTTCTGAAACCTGTGCTTTTGACATTACAAATGCGAAGTATATCAGGGATATTGAACCGGGAGAAATTGTTGTTATCGGGAAAGACGGTGTTAAATCAATCAAACCCTTTCCTAAAGCAAGTCACTCATTTTGTATTTTTGAATATATATATTTTGCCAGACCTGACAGTAATATTTTTGGTGGGAATGTATATTTAGCCCGAAAAAATCTTGGAAGACAATTAGCGAAAGAATGGCCGGTTGAAGCGGATATGGTCTTATCCATTCCTGATTCGGGTAATTATGCCGCTTTGGGTTATTCAGAGGAATCAAAGATACCTTTTGAAATGGGAATAATCAGGAATCATTATGTAGGAAGGACTTTCATCCAGCCGTTTCAACGCAGCAGAGATCTTGGAGTGAAATTAAAACTCAACCCTATTAATGAAGTTATAAAAGGCAAGAGAATAATCGTAGTTGAAGATTCTATTGTCAGAGGAACAACCAGCCGTATAAGAATGAAAACGCTGCGGGAGGCCGGGGTAAAAGAAATACATATGCGGATAAGCTGTCCTCCTCTAAGGTATCCGTGTTTTTATGGCATTGATTTTCATACCAAAGAAGAATTGATAGCTTCATCTAACTCAGTAAATAAAATAGCTAAAATTATTGGAGTGGATAGTTTGTGTTATTTGAGTTTAGAAGGAATGCTTAAATCAATGCCTGTAGAAGGGACAAATTTCTGTGCTGCATGTTTTACCGGAGAATATCCCGTACCTACTAAAGAAAAAATATCAAAATATGATTTAGAAAAATAA
- the carB gene encoding carbamoyl-phosphate synthase large subunit, whose amino-acid sequence MPRRNDIKKILIIGSGPIVIGQACEFDYSGTQGCRALKEEGYKIILVNSNPATIMTDPEFSDKTYIEPLTKEFLEEIIRKERPDALLPTLGGQTALNLSVELYEKGILKKYGVELIGARYEAIKKAEDRFLFKKTMIEAGLEVPKSGYAKSVKEALKIVKKVGYPNIIRPSFTLGGVGGSICYKESEFKEKVKWGLAASPVNKILIEESLIGWKEYELEVMRDKNDNVVIVCPIENFDPMGIHTGDSITVAPAQTLTDKEYQKLRDASITIMRSIGVDTGGSNVQFAVNPDTGRLVVIEMNPRVSRSSALASKATGFPIAKIAAKLAVGYTLDEIKNDITKKTPASFEPAIDYVVVKIPRFTFEKFLEADQTLNTAMKSVGEVMAIGRNFKEALQKAIRGLEIGRYGMNADGLGQVQIVDKLSNYSDKSIEKINYIEQVTDKLKVPNCDRIFNIGYALQLGFSVDKISKLSKIDKWFIYQIKEIVDLGEEIGLEENLSPFLLRKAKEYGFSDRQIGYLTDRSEYEIKKLRLKFKITPKYKLIDTCAGEFEASTPYFYSTYESENDDIGEKKQEVRSKKKKKIMILGGGPNRIGQGIEFDYCCVHSVFALRELGFETIMVNCNPETVSTDYDISDKLYFEPLTFEDVMNIVEREKPEGVIIQFGGQTPLNLALRLKEAGVNIIGTSPDNIDLAEDRVKFGKLLKRLNIPVPLWGCANNLKEAIKIVEKIGYPVLIRPSYVLGGRAMEVAYDNQSLEKYVKIATDVSPEHPIFIDKFLQNAIEVDVDAVCDGKDTFIGGILEHIEQAGIHSGDSACAIPPRTLKPKIINTIIDYTKKSAKALNVKGLLNIQFAIKDGKVFILEVNPRASRTVPFVSKATGVSLVKLAVSAIINKKLSIYHNKLKKMDYFAIKESVLPFNRFIGTDTVLGPEMRSTGEVMGIDFLYEIAFAKSQIAAGTPLPKEGTVFVSVRRNEKEKILHVAKGFEELGFDIVATTGTAEYLESKNIKVKYVKKVSEGSPNIVNYIKGGKMSLIIDIPSGKKMAVSDGRIIRTTAISYNVPIITTIAAATVSLEAIKSLRHKKPHIKPIQQYWR is encoded by the coding sequence ATGCCAAGAAGAAATGATATTAAAAAAATACTTATTATAGGTTCCGGTCCGATTGTAATAGGACAGGCATGCGAATTTGATTATTCAGGGACTCAGGGCTGCCGGGCGTTAAAAGAAGAAGGATATAAAATTATCCTTGTGAACTCAAATCCCGCGACAATTATGACCGACCCGGAATTTTCGGATAAAACTTATATTGAACCCCTGACAAAAGAATTTTTGGAAGAGATAATTAGGAAAGAAAGACCGGATGCGCTTCTTCCCACACTTGGCGGGCAAACAGCTCTGAATCTTTCGGTTGAACTTTACGAAAAAGGAATATTGAAAAAATATGGTGTGGAACTAATAGGTGCAAGATATGAAGCAATAAAAAAAGCAGAAGACAGGTTTCTTTTTAAAAAAACAATGATAGAAGCAGGTCTTGAAGTCCCAAAATCAGGATATGCAAAGAGTGTAAAAGAAGCGTTAAAAATTGTGAAAAAAGTGGGATATCCTAACATTATAAGACCGTCTTTTACTTTAGGCGGTGTCGGTGGTTCGATATGTTATAAAGAAAGTGAATTTAAAGAAAAAGTTAAGTGGGGGCTTGCTGCCAGTCCCGTAAATAAAATTTTAATTGAAGAATCGCTGATTGGATGGAAAGAATATGAGCTTGAAGTGATGCGAGACAAGAACGACAATGTTGTAATTGTATGTCCTATAGAAAATTTTGACCCGATGGGCATACATACCGGCGATTCAATTACCGTAGCGCCGGCGCAGACATTGACGGATAAAGAATATCAAAAACTTCGTGATGCATCAATAACGATTATGAGGTCAATAGGTGTTGATACCGGAGGGAGTAATGTTCAGTTTGCTGTTAATCCGGATACCGGAAGACTTGTTGTTATTGAAATGAATCCACGGGTTTCCCGGTCGTCTGCGCTTGCATCAAAAGCGACGGGATTTCCGATTGCTAAGATTGCGGCAAAACTTGCAGTCGGGTATACTCTTGATGAAATAAAAAATGATATAACTAAAAAAACTCCTGCTTCTTTCGAACCGGCGATTGATTATGTTGTTGTTAAAATCCCTCGTTTCACATTTGAAAAGTTTCTTGAAGCAGACCAAACCCTGAATACGGCGATGAAATCGGTCGGGGAAGTAATGGCAATTGGGAGGAACTTTAAAGAAGCTTTGCAGAAAGCAATTAGAGGTCTTGAAATCGGCCGTTACGGAATGAATGCTGATGGTTTAGGTCAGGTTCAGATAGTAGATAAACTGAGTAATTATTCTGATAAATCTATAGAAAAAATAAATTATATTGAACAGGTTACAGACAAACTGAAAGTTCCGAATTGTGATAGAATATTTAACATAGGTTATGCGCTGCAGCTGGGTTTTAGCGTTGATAAAATATCAAAACTTTCAAAAATTGACAAGTGGTTCATTTACCAGATAAAAGAAATTGTTGATTTAGGGGAGGAAATTGGTTTGGAGGAAAATCTAAGCCCTTTTCTTTTAAGGAAAGCAAAGGAGTATGGGTTTTCCGATAGACAAATCGGGTATTTAACAGATAGAAGCGAGTATGAGATTAAAAAATTAAGATTAAAATTCAAGATTACACCGAAATATAAACTGATAGATACCTGTGCCGGTGAATTCGAGGCATCCACGCCGTATTTTTATTCAACGTATGAATCTGAAAATGATGATATAGGAGAAAAAAAGCAAGAAGTAAGAAGCAAGAAAAAAAAGAAGATTATGATTTTAGGAGGGGGACCGAATAGAATCGGGCAGGGGATAGAATTTGATTACTGCTGTGTTCATTCTGTTTTTGCTTTAAGAGAATTGGGGTTTGAAACTATAATGGTTAATTGTAATCCTGAGACGGTTTCAACTGATTATGATATATCCGATAAACTTTATTTTGAACCGTTAACTTTCGAAGATGTTATGAATATCGTAGAAAGAGAAAAACCAGAAGGTGTTATCATCCAGTTTGGCGGTCAGACACCTCTTAATTTAGCACTTAGATTAAAAGAAGCCGGTGTGAATATTATTGGTACTTCTCCTGATAATATTGATTTAGCAGAAGACAGGGTAAAATTCGGTAAGTTATTGAAGAGGTTAAATATACCTGTTCCGTTATGGGGATGTGCAAATAATCTTAAAGAAGCAATAAAAATTGTAGAAAAAATCGGTTATCCTGTACTTATAAGACCCTCATATGTTTTAGGTGGAAGAGCGATGGAAGTAGCATATGATAATCAATCTCTCGAGAAATATGTTAAGATAGCGACGGATGTTTCACCTGAGCACCCTATTTTTATAGATAAATTTTTACAGAACGCCATTGAAGTTGATGTTGATGCAGTTTGTGACGGAAAAGATACTTTTATCGGTGGAATCCTCGAACATATTGAACAGGCAGGTATTCATTCCGGTGACAGCGCCTGTGCAATCCCACCGCGAACATTAAAGCCAAAAATTATAAATACAATTATAGATTATACTAAAAAGTCAGCAAAAGCACTAAATGTAAAAGGACTTTTAAATATTCAGTTTGCTATTAAAGATGGGAAAGTTTTTATTCTTGAAGTTAACCCTAGAGCATCAAGGACAGTTCCATTTGTATCCAAAGCAACAGGTGTTTCACTTGTTAAATTGGCGGTTTCAGCAATAATTAATAAGAAATTATCAATTTATCATAATAAACTGAAGAAGATGGATTATTTTGCGATTAAAGAATCTGTTTTACCTTTTAACAGGTTTATCGGAACTGACACTGTTCTTGGTCCTGAAATGCGTTCAACAGGAGAAGTAATGGGGATAGATTTTTTATATGAAATAGCATTTGCAAAATCCCAGATAGCGGCAGGAACACCATTACCGAAAGAAGGTACAGTTTTTGTAAGCGTCAGGAGAAATGAAAAAGAAAAGATTTTACATGTTGCGAAAGGGTTTGAGGAATTAGGTTTTGATATTGTAGCAACAACCGGAACAGCAGAATATCTTGAATCTAAAAATATAAAAGTGAAATATGTAAAAAAAGTAAGTGAAGGGAGTCCCAATATTGTAAATTATATAAAAGGCGGAAAAATGTCTCTTATTATAGATATACCAAGCGGGAAGAAAATGGCAGTGTCTGACGGTCGTATAATAAGAACAACTGCGATTTCTTATAATGTACCTATAATTACAACGATTGCTGCAGCGACAGTTTCATTAGAAGCAATTAAATCGCTCAGACATAAAAAGCCTCATATTAAACCGATTCAACAATATTGGAGATAA
- a CDS encoding FAD-dependent oxidoreductase — MKKKEKIVIIGSSVAAISAIESIRDNNKELSITVITKEKNISYSKPLISHLNITPNQFYYRDKNFYKKNNVSLIFDEAVLLKKNSVVLKSKRTVKYSKLILAIGGKPIIPDIKGINGKNVFTLTNFEDANKIRKFAKNKKNAVIIGCGMIGIKAAEFLKGLGFNITIVELMNRPFASVLDEKSGKMVADEIRKNAKLILNNSIVEIKNNECILKSGEKISAELVICAIGVVPNIDIAKKSGIKTNRGIVVDSFMMTSKENIYAVGDCVEAADILKGENRVLPIWPIAYRQGSVAGNNISGVKTKYEGGFVMNSVDIFGLPIITIGMSNENIGEEITAVDEKTKKYKKIIINDNKIVGAIFVGEISRAGIVTGLIRDSVDVSNFKDDLLKENFGYIYVPKEFRSKEVVPTEI; from the coding sequence ATGAAAAAGAAAGAAAAAATTGTAATTATAGGCAGTTCAGTTGCTGCTATTTCTGCGATAGAATCAATAAGAGACAATAATAAAGAATTGTCAATAACTGTTATTACTAAGGAAAAAAATATCTCATATTCAAAACCTCTGATTTCACATTTAAATATTACTCCTAACCAGTTCTATTATAGAGATAAGAATTTTTATAAAAAGAACAATGTTAGCTTAATTTTCGATGAAGCAGTTTTGTTGAAGAAGAATTCAGTTGTTCTTAAAAGTAAAAGGACGGTAAAATATTCAAAATTGATTCTAGCTATCGGAGGAAAACCGATAATTCCCGACATAAAAGGCATAAATGGAAAAAATGTTTTTACACTAACAAATTTTGAAGATGCAAATAAGATTAGAAAATTTGCAAAAAATAAGAAGAATGCTGTGATAATAGGTTGTGGGATGATAGGTATAAAAGCTGCTGAATTTTTAAAAGGGTTAGGTTTTAATATTACAATAGTTGAACTTATGAATAGACCGTTTGCTTCGGTATTGGATGAAAAGTCGGGTAAAATGGTTGCCGATGAGATAAGGAAAAATGCGAAACTTATCTTAAATAACAGTATTGTGGAAATAAAGAATAATGAATGTATTCTTAAATCCGGTGAAAAGATTTCAGCTGAATTAGTTATTTGTGCAATTGGGGTTGTACCTAATATTGACATTGCCAAAAAATCCGGTATTAAAACAAACAGGGGAATAGTTGTAGATTCATTTATGATGACATCAAAAGAGAATATATATGCTGTGGGTGATTGTGTGGAAGCAGCTGATATCCTTAAAGGAGAAAACAGGGTGTTGCCGATTTGGCCTATTGCCTATAGACAAGGGAGTGTTGCGGGTAATAATATTTCCGGAGTTAAAACCAAATACGAAGGTGGTTTTGTTATGAATTCTGTGGATATATTCGGACTTCCAATAATAACAATTGGTATGAGTAATGAAAATATTGGTGAGGAAATAACGGCAGTTGATGAAAAAACAAAAAAGTATAAAAAAATAATTATTAACGATAATAAAATTGTCGGTGCAATTTTTGTAGGTGAAATCAGCCGTGCCGGTATAGTTACGGGGCTTATTAGGGACAGTGTCGATGTTTCGAATTTCAAAGATGATTTATTGAAAGAAAATTTCGGGTATATATATGTTCCAAAAGAGTTCAGGTCAAAAGAAGTTGTACCTACGGAAATATAA